The Maylandia zebra isolate NMK-2024a linkage group LG4, Mzebra_GT3a, whole genome shotgun sequence genome includes a window with the following:
- the LOC101474518 gene encoding N-acetylmuramoyl-L-alanine amidase produces MDRVCWKLSLVFLVLLVSTCVEASFSYRMEDFISAVKQVEDEDPGSEPLAVLKRLRRAAEVNDPFIQYFLFSDLSGVPELAANLSDYIRKAVHHRVTEDAKEEGVVLSPDGTTVALRPLLLGIEAGLLAKTRGRVRGLYLLALARDLGLSLRQSPTVTRRLGPDGCWDNLSSPQVFTLSDSPSLLTTAQVNGGMDGVVLGLEVSDKSRRPLKLSSLLTEYYCHQLEGKGLDTAPRLISRRRRENFRQLVVPLLLARQVVKSVQLQQSLTGQSDMERKEKKVLMREVKEGMKEFVHMYMDCPPIVPRCMWGAKPYIGTPTNLSLPLSFMFIHHTSTPSQPCLTFEQCSADMRSMQRFHQEDRGWDDIGYSFVAGSDGNIYEGRGWYWQGAHTLGYNSVGYGVSFIGDYSSILPSQHAMELVRDQLASCAIIGGRLIPTFTLRGHRQMVNTACPGDALYSEIKTWKHFGDVQK; encoded by the exons ATGGACAGAGTCTGCTGGAAGCTGAGCCTGGTCTTTCTGGTGCTGTTGGTCAGCACGTGTGTGGAGG cTTCATTTTCATATCGGATGGAAGACTTCATCAGTGCAGTAAAGCAGGTGGAAGATGAGGACCCTGGGTCAGAGCCGCTAGCTGTGTTGAAGAGGCTGCGGCGGGCAGCTGAGGTCAATGACCCGTTTATTCAGTACTTCCTTTTCAGTGATCTCTCTGGAGTGCCTGAACTGGCTGCTAACCTTTCAGATTACATTAGAAAAGCTGTGCATCACAGGGTGACAGAAGACGCCAAAGAGGAAGGGGTGGTCCTAAGTCCTGATGGTACCACTGTTGCCCTCAGACCGCTCCTCCTGGGCATCGAGGCCGGTTTACTCGCCAAGACTCGAGGACGCGTTCGAGGTCTCTACCTACTTGCTCTGGCCAGAGATCTGGGCCTTTCCCTCAGGCAGAGTCCAACTGTGACGCGGCGTCTGGGACCCGACGGCTGCTGGGACAACCTAAGCTCTCCTCAAGTGTTCACCCTCTCGGACAGCCCCTCCCTGCTCACCACCGCTCAAGTCAACGGAGGCATGGATGGCGTCGTGCTGGGGTTGGAGGTTTCTGACAAATCCAGACGTCCTCTCAAGCTCAGCAGTCTGCTGACAGAGTACTACTGCCACCAGCTGGAGGGTAAAGGACTGGACACCGCCCCACGCCTCATCAGCCGACGCCGCAGGGAGAACTTCAGACAGTTGGTTGTCCCGCTGCTGCTGGCCAGACAGGTGGTGAAATCTGTACAGCTGCAGCAGAGTCTGACAGGACAGTCAGATATggagaggaaggagaagaaGGTGCTGATGAGAGAGGTGAAGGAGGGGATGAAGGAGTTTGTCCATATGTACATGG ATTGCCCACCCATCGTTCCTCGGTGTATGTGGGGTGCAAAGCCGTACATAGGAACACCCACCAACCTCTCGCTGCCTCTCTCCTTCATGTTCATCCACCACACTAGCACGCCCAGCCAGCCCTGTCTGACCTTTGAGCAGTGCTCTGCAGACATGCGCTCCATGCAGCGTTTTCATCAGGAGGACAGAGGCTGGGATGACATCGGATACAG CTTCGTTGCGGGCTCCGACGGGAACATCTATGAGGGCCGAGGATGGTACTGGCAAGGAGCCCACACCCTCGGCTACAACTCTGTCGGCTACGGCGTTTCCTTCATTGGAGACTACAGCAGCATTCTGCCCTCTCAGCACGCCATGGAGCTGGTGAGAGACCAGCTGGCAAGCTGTGCTATCATTGGCGGGCGACTCATACCCACTTTTACCCTGAGGGGCCACAGACAGATGGTGAACACCGCTTGCCCAGGAGATGCTCTGTACAGTGAGATCAAGACCTGGAAACATTTTGGG gATGTCCAGAAATAA
- the LOC101475004 gene encoding trafficking protein particle complex subunit 5 codes for MDTRFTRGKSNILERPLTRPKTEVSLSAFALLFSEMVQYCQSRVYSVSELQTRLADMGQSVGASMLDVLVLREKNGKRETKVLNMLLFVKVNVWKSLFGKEADKLEQANDDDKTYYIIEKEPLINAYISVPKENSSLNCAAFTAGIVEAILTHSGFPAKVTAHWHKGTTLMIKFNESVIARDKALDGR; via the exons ATGGACACCCGTTTCACTCGAGGGAAATCCAACATCCTTGAGCGCCCTCTGACCCGACCCAAGACTGAAGTCAGTCTGAGCGCCTTTGCGCTCCTGTTCTCCGAGATGGTACAGTACTGTCAGAGCCGCGTGTACTCCGTGTCGGAGCTGCAGACACGCCTGGCAGATATGGGCCAGAGCGTGGGAGCCAGCATGCtggatgtgttggtgctgaGGGAGAAGAACGGGAAGAGGGAGACCAAAGTGTTGAACATGCTCCTCTTTGTCAAG GTTAATGTGTGGAAGTCCTTGTTTGGAAAGGAAGCTGACAAGCTGGAGCAGGCCAACGATGATGACAAGACGTACTACATCATAGAGAAAGAGCCGCTTATTAATGCGTACATCTCCGTGCCCAAGGAGAACAGCAGCTTGAACTGCGCCGCCTTCACCGCGGGCATCGTGGAGGCCATCCTCACACACAGTGGCTTTCCCGCAAAGGTCACTGCCCACTGGCACAAAGGCACCACGCTGATGATAAAGTTTAACGAGTCAGTTATAGCCAGGGACAAGGCTTTGGATGGCAGATAA